In the genome of Pediococcus claussenii ATCC BAA-344, one region contains:
- a CDS encoding tRNA (adenine(22)-N(1))-methyltransferase produces the protein MNGKNLSPRLKKVSSLVPSGVRLADIGSDHAYLPINLVLNKRVNFAVAGEVAEGPFLNSKSEIQKSGLSEFIIARLGNGLEVIQNKDHLDAVSIAGMGGILISNILEAGIEKLSGINYLVLQPNVGELELRNWLQRNHFKIVEEHIVAEDFHVYEMLLAVPGEMALTPSELKFGPILMRKKSDLFIKKWNQELSRLSKIKEKLSGNADLKMQTKLKNIETEMQLIQEVLS, from the coding sequence TTATCACCACGACTAAAAAAAGTTTCAAGTCTTGTCCCCAGTGGTGTTCGTTTGGCTGACATCGGGTCAGACCATGCTTATTTACCTATTAATTTAGTTTTGAATAAAAGAGTTAATTTTGCGGTGGCGGGAGAAGTTGCTGAAGGACCATTTCTAAATTCAAAAAGTGAAATTCAAAAGAGTGGATTAAGCGAATTCATTATTGCTAGGTTAGGAAATGGATTAGAGGTTATTCAGAATAAAGATCACTTAGATGCTGTCTCAATTGCTGGAATGGGAGGAATCTTAATCAGCAATATTCTTGAAGCAGGAATTGAAAAATTGTCTGGCATTAATTATTTGGTTTTACAACCTAATGTGGGTGAACTGGAGTTGAGAAACTGGCTTCAAAGGAACCATTTTAAGATAGTAGAAGAACATATTGTTGCTGAAGACTTTCATGTTTATGAGATGCTATTAGCGGTTCCTGGAGAAATGGCATTAACTCCCTCTGAACTAAAGTTTGGTCCAATTCTAATGAGGAAGAAGTCCGATTTATTTATAAAAAAATGGAACCAAGAATTATCGCGACTATCTAAAATCAAGGAAAAATTATCTGGAAATGCCGATTTAAAAATGCAGACAAAATTGAAAAATATAGAGACAGAAATGCAATTAATTCAGGAGGTGCTCTCGTGA
- the dnaE gene encoding DNA polymerase III subunit alpha, producing MNFTPLQITSSYSLLQSSIQIKKLVAKAKERGFKAISLADTNVLYGTIEFYQECIKNNIKPLVGLQIGLNELQMVDHDFPLLLFAENKIGYQNLVKISSLKMTNQNSNLTITDIAGLENGLKVIIPATHSELIDLIERGERERAESLLQTYLNVFSKDNVVLGVNLKQSNILRRTVHDLGNDFNLKCVPLPEVNYLDSDEYFATQVLKDIDSGETIRDVQNLVAIRGDDFLKNHQEFLDDFSNDDFKDDLKNLEELVDGIDLKLEFSKPQLPDFTVNQEESSINMLKRLCQESLAIFFQTNSVSDEKIYTNRLKSELKVIESMGFADYFLIIHDVIDYAHSDNIITGPGRGSAAGSLVAYLLSITSVDPIKFGLLFERFLNPERHQMPDIDLDIPDNKRDKVLEYVHQKYGHQRVAQIITFGTLAAKQAIRDVARVFGMLPNQINQISKLIPNQLNITLERSIKESVPLQNFVNDSEKNRAIFETARKIEGLPRHYSTHAAGIVLSERDIVEFAPIQSGNDGMLMVQYSKNYVEQVGLLKMDFLGLRNLSLLAEIIDDVKKVNSNFEIEKISLEDSDTLALFQRADTSGVFQFESAGIRNFLRKMRPDSFSLIVAVNALYRPGPMQNIDSFIKRKDGLEKFNIQDKILENILGETFGILVYQEQVMQVASEMGGFTLGEADLLRRAMSKKKSDVIKTMENKFIEGSKKNGFSVPAAERVYAYIESFANYGFNKSHAVAYSKLAFQLAYLKTHFSGQFYKALLNSVMGGNSKTREYIQEVKRLGISVEAPDINKSLFQYSFNENKIIMGLQSIKGLRKDFIKEVLSEREKNGKFTTVDSLLRRVGTEHFNQDTIERLIYSGALDHFGYNRAELLEYLPELLESLSLSKGSMDLFERLTPKVIHQKEINLQSKLEWEEDLLGTYVSAHPVERYKKTSELIHSTKISEVTQGQTVKIIALIRNVRLIRTKKGEQMAFITISDETGSLDGVIFPNAMKTMIDISSTQVVVLSGKVSNRNEQLQLVVNTIQTPEIFENTNKRWNLIVPSRQNTALFQSELMTIFKKHHGQIPVTLTYEDTGEKNNLGSNFNLDDSRETKESLGKLLGIEKIFLK from the coding sequence GTGAATTTTACACCATTACAAATTACAAGCTCGTATAGTTTATTACAAAGCTCTATACAGATTAAGAAGTTAGTAGCAAAGGCAAAAGAACGTGGTTTCAAAGCGATTTCTTTAGCGGATACTAATGTTCTTTATGGCACGATTGAATTCTACCAAGAATGTATTAAAAATAACATCAAACCACTAGTGGGTCTTCAGATTGGGCTGAATGAATTGCAGATGGTTGATCATGATTTTCCACTATTGCTGTTTGCAGAAAATAAAATTGGCTATCAAAATCTTGTTAAAATTAGTAGCTTAAAAATGACTAACCAAAATTCAAATTTAACAATCACAGATATTGCAGGATTGGAGAATGGATTAAAGGTAATTATTCCGGCCACACATTCGGAATTAATTGACTTGATTGAACGTGGTGAAAGAGAAAGAGCAGAATCTTTACTACAAACGTATTTGAATGTTTTTTCTAAAGATAACGTTGTACTAGGTGTCAATTTAAAACAAAGTAACATTTTACGGAGGACGGTTCATGACCTAGGAAATGATTTTAATTTAAAATGTGTTCCGTTGCCAGAGGTGAACTACCTTGATTCTGATGAGTATTTTGCTACTCAAGTTTTAAAAGATATTGATTCTGGTGAAACAATTCGAGATGTGCAGAATTTAGTTGCAATCAGAGGTGATGATTTTTTAAAAAATCATCAAGAGTTTTTAGATGATTTTTCAAATGATGATTTTAAAGATGATCTGAAAAATCTTGAGGAACTCGTAGATGGAATTGATTTAAAGCTTGAATTTTCCAAGCCACAGTTGCCTGATTTTACGGTTAATCAAGAAGAAAGCTCAATAAACATGCTAAAGAGATTGTGTCAGGAAAGTTTAGCAATTTTTTTTCAAACAAATTCTGTATCTGATGAAAAAATATACACCAATAGGTTAAAATCTGAATTAAAAGTTATTGAATCAATGGGATTTGCAGATTATTTTTTAATTATTCATGACGTGATTGATTATGCACACAGTGACAATATTATCACTGGGCCGGGACGCGGTTCAGCTGCTGGATCATTAGTTGCTTATCTTTTGAGTATAACTAGTGTTGATCCTATAAAATTTGGATTATTATTTGAGAGATTTTTGAATCCAGAGCGACACCAAATGCCTGATATTGATTTAGATATTCCTGATAATAAAAGAGATAAAGTTCTAGAATACGTTCATCAAAAATATGGGCATCAACGTGTTGCACAAATTATTACCTTTGGAACATTAGCAGCTAAACAAGCTATTCGGGACGTGGCACGTGTTTTTGGAATGTTGCCAAATCAAATCAATCAAATTAGTAAATTGATTCCAAATCAGTTAAATATCACATTAGAACGGTCTATTAAAGAGTCAGTTCCTCTACAAAATTTTGTAAATGATTCCGAAAAAAATCGGGCAATTTTTGAAACGGCTCGTAAAATAGAGGGATTACCTCGTCATTATTCCACACATGCTGCGGGAATTGTTTTGAGTGAGCGTGATATTGTGGAGTTTGCCCCAATTCAAAGCGGTAATGATGGAATGCTGATGGTTCAGTATTCTAAGAACTACGTTGAGCAAGTTGGTTTGCTTAAAATGGATTTCTTAGGTTTACGCAACTTATCCTTGTTAGCCGAAATTATTGATGACGTGAAAAAAGTTAATTCTAATTTTGAAATTGAAAAAATTTCTCTTGAGGATTCAGACACACTCGCCCTTTTTCAAAGAGCCGACACTTCGGGAGTGTTCCAATTTGAATCAGCTGGTATTAGAAATTTCCTCAGAAAAATGCGACCTGATAGCTTCAGTCTAATAGTGGCAGTTAATGCTTTATATCGGCCAGGACCAATGCAAAATATTGATAGCTTTATTAAAAGGAAAGATGGACTTGAAAAATTTAATATACAAGATAAGATTCTTGAAAATATTCTAGGTGAGACATTTGGTATATTAGTTTATCAAGAACAAGTTATGCAGGTTGCTTCCGAAATGGGGGGCTTTACGCTGGGAGAAGCCGACTTATTGAGAAGGGCTATGAGTAAGAAAAAAAGTGATGTAATTAAAACGATGGAAAATAAGTTTATAGAAGGCTCTAAAAAAAATGGCTTTAGCGTTCCGGCAGCTGAACGTGTCTATGCATACATTGAAAGCTTTGCTAACTATGGTTTTAATAAATCACATGCTGTTGCGTACAGTAAACTTGCGTTTCAATTAGCTTACCTTAAGACTCACTTTAGCGGACAATTTTATAAAGCACTATTAAATTCTGTAATGGGCGGAAATAGTAAGACCAGAGAGTATATTCAAGAAGTGAAGCGATTAGGAATTTCGGTTGAAGCACCTGATATAAATAAGAGCTTGTTTCAATACAGCTTTAATGAAAATAAAATTATCATGGGATTACAGAGCATAAAGGGTCTCAGGAAAGATTTTATAAAAGAAGTATTAAGTGAACGTGAAAAAAATGGTAAATTTACGACAGTTGACTCACTATTAAGACGAGTTGGGACGGAACATTTTAATCAAGATACAATTGAAAGACTTATATACTCTGGGGCCCTGGACCATTTTGGGTATAATCGTGCTGAATTATTAGAATATTTGCCAGAACTTTTAGAAAGTCTCAGTCTAAGCAAAGGGAGTATGGATTTATTTGAGCGATTAACTCCCAAAGTTATTCATCAAAAAGAAATCAATTTGCAAAGTAAACTTGAATGGGAAGAGGATCTCTTAGGCACTTATGTTTCTGCGCATCCTGTAGAAAGATATAAAAAGACATCAGAGTTAATCCATTCCACTAAAATTAGTGAGGTAACGCAAGGCCAGACAGTAAAGATTATTGCTTTAATTAGAAATGTACGTTTAATTAGAACAAAAAAAGGTGAACAAATGGCGTTCATTACAATTTCAGATGAAACAGGTTCATTAGATGGTGTTATATTTCCCAATGCTATGAAGACAATGATTGATATTAGTAGTACTCAAGTTGTTGTTTTATCAGGGAAAGTTTCAAACAGAAATGAACAACTGCAATTAGTAGTAAATACCATTCAAACACCTGAAATATTTGAAAATACTAACAAGAGATGGAATTTAATTGTTCCATCAAGGCAGAATACGGCTTTATTTCAATCCGAATTAATGACTATTTTCAAGAAACATCATGGACAAATACCGGTAACACTGACATACGAGGATACTGGAGAAAAAAACAATTTAGGATCAAATTTTAATTTAGATGATTCAAGGGAAACAAAAGAAAGCTTAGGGAAATTACTAGGTATTGAGAAGATATTTTTGAAATAA
- a CDS encoding Nif3-like dinuclear metal center hexameric protein, with protein sequence MKVQDITNRFEEFAPKKLAFPGDPIGLQIGNLNQEISKILVTLDVRPNVVEEAIKNGCNMIFSHHPVMFRPVKNLDLTIAQNKMYADIIKNNITVYSAHTNLDVVEGGMNDWLADEIGLIQKTNLETSSGSIGKFGILRSKVSIVNFSKFLKKQFNLDGIRVISDSYDRDIQKVAVIGGDGGKFYPEVVAQNCDAFITGDVYYHTGHDMESEGLSVFDVGHNVEKICIPKLSQLFKQWKNEEQWNIEIVESKVNTNPYRFF encoded by the coding sequence GTGAAAGTTCAAGATATAACAAATCGATTTGAAGAATTCGCTCCTAAAAAGTTAGCTTTCCCAGGAGATCCGATAGGGTTACAAATTGGAAATTTGAATCAAGAAATATCGAAAATTTTAGTTACCCTAGATGTACGACCTAATGTAGTTGAAGAAGCAATTAAAAATGGATGTAATATGATTTTTTCACATCATCCTGTCATGTTTAGGCCGGTTAAAAATTTGGATTTAACGATCGCGCAAAATAAAATGTACGCAGACATTATAAAGAATAATATTACAGTTTATTCTGCTCACACAAATTTAGATGTGGTCGAAGGAGGAATGAATGACTGGTTAGCTGATGAGATAGGATTAATTCAAAAAACAAATCTTGAAACATCAAGTGGAAGTATTGGGAAATTTGGAATCTTAAGATCAAAAGTTAGTATAGTGAACTTTTCAAAGTTTTTGAAAAAGCAATTTAACTTGGATGGGATTAGAGTGATTTCAGACAGCTATGATAGAGACATACAAAAAGTTGCGGTGATAGGTGGAGATGGCGGAAAATTCTACCCAGAGGTTGTTGCACAGAACTGTGATGCATTTATTACTGGAGATGTTTACTATCATACTGGGCACGACATGGAATCTGAAGGGCTATCAGTTTTTGATGTTGGACATAATGTTGAAAAAATTTGTATTCCAAAATTAAGCCAACTTTTTAAGCAATGGAAAAACGAAGAACAATGGAATATTGAAATTGTTGAATCAAAAGTAAATACTAATCCATATCGCTTTTTTTAA
- a CDS encoding YjzD family protein has protein sequence MAKQLTIIFWSILFGEVVGYIGGALDKLPDNPIIIGVVAALVALLTANLVPVISGSKK, from the coding sequence ATGGCTAAGCAGCTTACAATTATTTTTTGGTCCATTTTATTTGGCGAAGTTGTTGGATATATTGGTGGAGCACTTGATAAACTTCCTGATAATCCAATAATTATTGGTGTGGTTGCAGCACTTGTTGCCTTACTCACCGCAAATCTTGTTCCAGTTATTTCTGGTAGTAAAAAATAG